The following are encoded in a window of Oncorhynchus masou masou isolate Uvic2021 chromosome 17, UVic_Omas_1.1, whole genome shotgun sequence genomic DNA:
- the LOC135558360 gene encoding putative nuclease HARBI1, with amino-acid sequence MSSSPSLVTEDSVTSKRSSIGLQMVCNADCVISNVVAKWPGSVHDSRIFRASEIYQCLSQGEFSGVLLGDRGYGCQPFLLTPFTDPQEAQQAYNHAHARTRARVEMTFGLLKVRFHCLHKLRVSPVRACDITVACAVLHNVACLRKERAPRVPPAMDWDNPAIFPDDDSGRLLRDQYVLNYFS; translated from the exons atgtcttcatctccttccctggtcacagaagactctgtgacatcaaagaggagttctataggattgcag atggtctgcaatgctgactgtgtgatcagcaatgttgtggcaaaatggcctggctcagtccatgactccagaatctttcgggcctctgaaatctatcagtgcctatcacaag gtgaattctctggtgtgttgctgggagacagggggtatggctgccagccttttctcctgacacctttcacagacccccaggaagcacagcaggcctacaaccatgcccatgccaggaccagggccagagttgaaatgacctttggcctcctgaaggtacgctttcactgccttcacaaattaagggtcagccctgttagggcatgtgatattactgtggcttgtgctgtcctccacaatgtggcctgcctgaggaaggagagggcccccagagtgccaccagccatggactgggacaatccagcaatcttccctgatgacgacagtggtcggctgctgagggaccaatatgtgttgaattattttagttag